GCAGCGCCGGGATGCGCGCGGCGTCGTCGAGGACGAGGTAGGTGATGCTGTCCAGCAGCGGCTGCTCACCCCACCATTTCGGGTTGCGGGTCAACGTGATTCGCTTCGCACCGCGGTCGATGTTGGAGACGATGAACGGTCCGGCCGACGGGCCGGGAGCGTTCAGCTGCGCCCGGTTGAACGCTTCGGGCGTCGCCGTCGAGGCCTTGGGCAACAGCATGGTGCTGCCGGCGAACATGCCGCGCCAGTCGGCCCACGGCTTGGCGAACGTGATGACGGCCTGGCGGTCGTCGACACCGCGCTCCACCTTGGCGACGCGGTCGCTGCCGTTGGTGGCGGCGATCGCGAAGTTCTTGTCCTTGCCGCTGGTCGCGTTGATCTGCGACTGCAGGTCCTCCCAGGTGATCGGTGTGCCGTCGCTCCACACCGCCTTGGGGTTGATCGTGTAGGTGACCACCTGCGGGTTGGTGCCGGTCAGTTCGACGCTGGTGAAGTAGTCGGTGTTGACGGTCGCCGACCCGTCGGCGGCGATGCGGAACGCGCGCGGCATCGTCGGCTTCATCAGCGAGTTGTTGTCGCCGGTGTTGCCGTCGATGTGCAGCGAGTTGAAGTTCGGCGGCAGTTCGTTGAGCGCCAGACGCAGGTTGCCGCCCTTCTTCAGGTTCCCGACGTCCTGCGGGTTGATGTCGTTGGTGGTGCCGACCTCTGCGGTCCCGCCGGCGGACGGCGCTTCCTCGGAGCCGCCGGAGCAGGCGGTCAGGGTCAGCGCGGCGATCATGGTCGCCGCGGCCAGGCGTCGGATCTTCATGACTCGGACTTTAGCTGCGCCGCACCTCGGGTTGCGGGACCGCGGCGAGCAACCGCCGGGTGTAGTCGTCGCGCGGGTCGCCGAACACCTGGTCCGCGTCGCCGTGTTCGACGACTTTGCCCTTGTGCATCACGACGACGCGGTGCGCGAGGTGGCGGACCACCGACAGGTCGTGCGAGACGAACAGATAGGACAGGTCGAAGCGCTGCTGCAGATCGAGCAGCAGGTTGATGATGCCCGCCTGGATCGACACGTCCAGCGCCGACACCGGTTCGTCGAGCGCCAGGATCTTCGGTTGCAGCGCCAACGCGCGGGCGATCCCGATCCGCTGCTTCTGGCCGCCGGAGAATTCGGCGGGGTAGCGGGCGGCGTCCCCGCGACCCAACCCGACGATGCCGAGCAGCTCGGCGACCCGGTCGTCGATGCGGCTTTTCTCGAAACCGTTGGCCTGCAACGGCTCTGCAAGCACTTCGAACACCGGCAGCCGCGGGTCGAGCGAGGCCACCGGGTCCTGGAACACCACCTGCAGATCGCCGCGCAGGGCGCGCCGCCCACGCCGGTCCAGCGCGGCCACGTCCTTGCCGAGCACCTCGATCGAGCCGGACTGCGGTGCGGTCAGACCGAGGATCTGATGCAGCGTCGTCGACTTGCCGGAACCGGATTCGCCGACGATGCCCAGCGTGCGGCCGCGGGGCAGGTCGAAGCTGACGCCGTCGACGGCGCGCACCTCTCCGACCCGGCGTCGGAACACCACACCCTTGGTCAGCTGGTAGGTCTTCACCAGGTCGCGGACCTTCAGCACGGCGGGCGCATCGTCGTCGGCCGGCGCGTCGGGCGGCGCGGTGGACACCCCGTAGATGTCGGCGGCGCTGCGGCCGGCGACGTGTTCGGTGCGGATGCAGGCGGCGCGGTGGTTCGGCCCCATCTCGAGCAGGTCGGGTTCGGCGGCCCGGCAGTCGTCGA
The window above is part of the Mycolicibacterium rutilum genome. Proteins encoded here:
- a CDS encoding dipeptide ABC transporter ATP-binding protein; amino-acid sequence: MSLLEVRDLTVAFPTDAAPVNAVRGMNFTVDKGEVVALVGESGAGKSASAMAVVGLLPEYADVSGSIRLHGDELVGLSDQRMSAIRGKAIGTVFQDPMSALTPVYTVGDQIAEAIEIHQRGVGKQAARTRAVELLELVGIAQPERRAKSFPHELSGGERQRVVIAIAIANDPDLLICDEPTTALDVTVQAQILEVLKTARDVTGAGVLIITHDLGVVAEFADRALVMYAGRAVEVAPVPTLYADRRMPYTVGLLGSVPRLDAAQGARLVPIPGAPPSMAALPPGCPFAPRCPLAIDDCRAAEPDLLEMGPNHRAACIRTEHVAGRSAADIYGVSTAPPDAPADDDAPAVLKVRDLVKTYQLTKGVVFRRRVGEVRAVDGVSFDLPRGRTLGIVGESGSGKSTTLHQILGLTAPQSGSIEVLGKDVAALDRRGRRALRGDLQVVFQDPVASLDPRLPVFEVLAEPLQANGFEKSRIDDRVAELLGIVGLGRGDAARYPAEFSGGQKQRIGIARALALQPKILALDEPVSALDVSIQAGIINLLLDLQQRFDLSYLFVSHDLSVVRHLAHRVVVMHKGKVVEHGDADQVFGDPRDDYTRRLLAAVPQPEVRRS